In the Streptomyces sp. 3214.6 genome, CACATGTTCGCCACCGGAGCGGTGCTGCTGCCGTTCTTCTCGCTGATGTCGTTCCTGATCGCCGTGCCCACCGGCATCAAGTTCTTCGCGTGGATCGGCACCATGATCGGGGGGTCCCTGTCGTTCGAGACGCCGATGCTGTGGTCGCTCGGGTTCCTGGTGTCCTTCCTGCTGGGCGGGTTGAGCGGGGTGCTCATCGCGTCCCCGCCGCTCGACTTCCACGTCACCGACTCGTACTTCATCGTGGCGCACCTGCACTACGTGCTGTTCGGCACCGTGGTCTTCGCGATGTTCGCCGGGTTCTACTTCTGGTGGCCGAAGTTCACCGGGCGGATGCTGGACGAACGGCTGGGCAAACTGCACTTCTGGCTGCTGTTCCCGGCATTCCAGCTGACCTTCCTGGTACAGCACTGGCTCGGCGCGGAGGGCATGCCCCGCCGGTACGCCGACTACCTCCCGTCCGACGGCTTCACGCTGCTGAACACGCTGTCGTCGGTGGGCGCGTTCCTGCTCGGGGTGTCCACGCTGCCGTTCCTGTACAACGTGTGGCACACGGCGCGTCACGGGCGGCTCGTCGCCGTGGACGATCCCTGGGGGTACGGGCGCGGGCTGGAGTGGGCGACGGCGTGTCCGCCGCCCCGGCACAACTTCACGGCGCTGCCGCGGGTGCGGTCGGAGTCCCCGGCCTTCGATCTGCACCATCCGGCCGTCGTGGAACTGGCGCGTGAGGAGGGTCTGCGATGAGGGCCGAGTCGTTCCTCTTCGGCGGTGTCGCCGCCTTCTTCGGAGGCTGCGCGGTGCTCTACGGGGTGTGGTCGCACGCCGATCCGGCCGGTACCGCGGCGCTGATCGTCGCGTGCCTCATGGCCGCGGTGATCTCGTTCTTCTGTGCGACGCACTACCGGCGCAAGGGGCTGCGCCCTCAGGACCGCGGGGACGCCGAAGTGGCCGACGGCGCCGGGCCGCTGGAGTTCTTCCCGCCCGAGAGCCCCTGGCCGGTCGTCGTCGCCGCCGGGTTCGCCGTCACCGCGACCGGGGTGGTGTTCGGACTGTGGCTGTTCCTCATCGGCGCCGGCGTACTGGGAGCCGGGGTGTCCGCGATGGTCTTCCAGTACGCAGACCGGGACTCCGGCCGGGTGGACTGACCGGTGTCCTGGGGGCGCCCGGCCGGAACCTGTCCACCGGCCGGTGGTCGCTCTCGTAGCCGCCGGACACGGACTGGCGCACCTCGCCGGTCTCCTCCCCCTCGGTGACGCGTTCCCGCTCGGCGGCCAGCAGTGCGTGGCACAGGCGCCGGGTGAGCAGGAAGGCCAGGACGGGGCCGACGACGAGGGCGACGCGCAGGATCCAGGTGAGGGCGTTGACGGAGATGCGGAACGTCTGGGCCACGATGTCGTTGCCGCCGCCCAGCAGCAGAACGCCGTAGAAGACGATCCCGGCGACGCCGAGCCCGGTGCGCACGGGGCGTTCGCGCGGCCGGTCGCACAGATGGTGCTCCTGCTGCAACTCCCCCGTGAGCCGCTGCTCCACGAACGGGTACGCGTACAGGGCGGTGAAGAGCAGCCCGGGCAGGACGACGGCCGGCAGCAGGACGTTCCACATCAGGGTGTGTCCGGCGAGGTTGGTCTCCCAGGGCGGTACCAGTCGTAGCGCGCCTTCCAGGAAGCCGACGTAGAAGTCGGGCTGGGAGCCGGTCGACACGATGTCCGGGCGGTAGGGGCCGTACACCCACACGGGGTTGATCTGCGCGAGCCCGCCCATCAGGCTCAGCACCCCGAAGACCATGAGGAACAGGCCGCCCGAGCCGGCCGTGAACTGGGGGACGAACGGTTTGCCGACGGCGTTCGCGTCCGTCCTGCCCGGGCCGCGCCAGTGCGTGTGCTTCAGGTGGAAGACGAGGATCAGATGGAGGGTGACCAGCGCGATCAGCGCGCCCGGCAGCAGCAGAATGTGCAGGCTGTACAGCCTGGGCACGATGTCGTGTCCGGGGAACTCGGCGCCGAACGCGAACATGCTCACGTAGGTGCCCACGACCGGGATGGACAGCATGATGCCCTGCGCGATGCGCAGGCCGGTGCCGGAGAGCAGGTCGTCCGGGAGGGAGTAGCCCGCGAAGCCCTCGGCCAGCGCGAGCACGAACAGCGTGACGCCGATGACCCAGTTCATCTCCCGCGGCCTGCGGAAGGCGCCCGTGAAGAAGACCCGCAGCACATGCACGCCGATCGCGGCGACGAACACCAGGGCCGCCCAGTGGTGCACCTGCCGGATGAGCAGCCCGCCGCGCACGTCGAAGCTGATCCGCAGGGTGGAGTCGAAGGCCGCGGACATCCGGACGCCGCTCAGGGGCACGTACCGGCCGCCGTAGACGACCTCGTGCATCTCGGGCTGGAAGAAGAACGTCAGCCACACCCCGGTCAGCAGCAGGACGATCAGGCTGTAGAGGGCCAGTTCGCCGAGGAAGAACGACCAGTGGTGGGGGAACGCCTTGCGCAGCAGTCCGCCGCCGTCGTACAGCGGCAGCCGCTCGTCGGTCGCGTCGGCGGCCCTGCGGACCGCGCTGCCGCGCTCACCCTCCACGGACCGCCTCCTCCACACCGGTGCTCGGGTCATGCCTAGCCGCCGGCGCGCCGGTCGAGTGCCCGTGCCGCGCCAAACACCCGCGCGACACGGCAGCGGCACCCGTTCGGCCCAACAGGAGGGAACACCGCTCAACTCTCGTATGTCCACGGTCAAAAACGTGCGGAGATCTTCCTGTTCCGACGCCTCTTGGACCAGTCCCGGAGCACGTCACCCACTCGGGGACAGGCTTCGTACGGTCGGGGCACCAGCGGGGCCGGAGAGGCCCGGGCCCGTGCAACCGGCAGGAGGAGCGCCATGGCGAACGTGGAGATCTCGATGAAGGAGACGATGACCGCGGTGGAGGGGGCGCTGGGGGTCGCCGTCGTCGACTACACCAGCGGCATGGCTCTGGGCACGCTCGGCGGGGGCAAGGATCTCGACCTGAACGTCGCGGCGGCCGGCAACACCGATGTGATCCGCGCCAAGGTCCGGACCATGGAACACCTGGGGCTGAAGGGCGAGATCGAGGACATCCTGATCACGCTCGGCGGCCAGTACCACCTGATCCGGCTACTCAAGGGGCGTGGCGGCAGCGGTCTGTTCCTCTACCTCGTCCTGGACCGCGAGCGGTCCAACCTGGCGATGGCCCGCCACCAGCTCAAGCGGATCGAGGCCGACCTCGAGGTGTAGAGGACCGGACGGACCACGGCTTCGCACGCCCTTGAATTGAAGATTTCTTCATCTCGACACATCCAGATCAACGCATCACACGGGTGTGCGGGGCCCGCAGCCACCAGGATCGTGGCGCAGCACGTCGCGCGCGGCGGCGCACGGACAGGCGCGCCGCCGCACCATCGAGGACCACGCGCCGAACGCGGCAGGGAGCGAGTGAGTGACCATGCAGGTTCCCCTCTACCAGGCCAAGGCCGAGTTCTTCCGCATGCTCGGGCACCCGGTACGCATCCGGGTCCTCGAACTGCTGCAGGGCGGCCCCGTCGCCGTGCGGGACCTGCTCACCGAGATCGAGATCGAACCGTCCAGCCTGTCCCAGCAGTTGGCGGTGTTGCGCCGGTCCGGGATCGTGGTGTCGATCCGGGAGGGTTCGACCGTCACCTACGCGCTCGCGGGCGGTGACGTGGCCGAGTTGCTGCGGGCCGCCCGCCGCATCCTGACCGAACTCCTGGCGGGGCAGAACGAGTTGCTGGCCGAGCTGCGCCAGGCCGAGCCGCCCGGCTTCAGGCTTCCTTCGGGCACACCCTGAGGCGTGGGATCCCCGCACGGACCCTCGGTGTACACCGGAGGGTGCCGAACAGTGGCGCGAAAGTCGAACGAAACAGACTGAAACGCCACGGTTCGCCACCCCTTCCGCCACGTAGAAATATCTACCAGCATGCATACGCCCGGTCGGCGTGCGGCCGGTGGCGGACGGTACACGGAGCCGACATGAGCGATGTGATGTGGATGCGCGGCGTGGAGTGGCTCGCCGCCGCCGCGACGGACCCGCGCAGGTGCAAGCGGGAGTGGGACCAGGGCGACGGGGTCGCTCTGCTGGAGGCGGGCCGTTACTGGGACGTGCTGAGCGTGCCCGACGGCCTGGGGTTGCTCACCCTGGACCTGCTCTGGCAGACCTCGCGCCCCGCGCCGGGACCCACGCTGGTGGACACCGCGGCGCACCGGGTGGGGTTCTTCCTGCCGCCCGACCCCGGCAGCCGGTGGATCGGGGCGGGGCTGCGGCGCGCGGGCCGGGGTTCCTGGGTGGCGGTGCCTCCGCCGTACCGGGCCGCCCGGTTCCTGGAGTGGCTGATTCCGCCGGACGGGACCGGTGCGCTGCACGCGCCCGTCACACTGGAGCTGGCACTGCGCCAGGCCAACGGCACACTGGCCGTACTGGCCCCGGTGTGCGGCCGGTGACGCGTCGGGACACCCCCGCACGCGGGGCGGGCGGGCCCGCTCCGGCGGCGGACGTGCCGGTGCGGCCCTCCCAACTCGCCTGCACCACAGGGACATTCAGACAGTCGACGCAGAAGTGAACAGATACCGGGCATGTTCGGAGCGGAGTCTCGCTCAACCGGACGGGATCGGTCGATGGCGGTGTGTAGTGTGCTGCACGTGCCCTGTTCAAACACATCGGGCCCAGCCCTGCCCTGAACCTCGCGACGACGTCCGACCCTCCCTGGAACCTCTTCGATGATCGAATTACCGGACCTGGTGGCCGGCGGACTGACCGCCGGCACACTGTCCGCGCTCGCCCTCGGCGGCGGACTGCTGCGGCTACGGCGGCAACAAGCCCGGCAGCGAGCGGAGATCGCCGCCCTGCGCACCCAACTCGACGGTTCCCTGCGGTCGTTCACCGCGGAGGTCGAGCATCTGGCCGTGCGGCGCGTGCCGGCCGCCGCCCGCCAGGTGGCCCATCCGCACCTGACGGTGCCGGGCCCGCTCCAGCCGCTCACCACCGGCACACCCCTGGGCATCGCCCTGGAGAACGTGGTGCTGGCGCTGCAGTCCGAGGTGGCCGCCCAGCGCACCCGGGTCGACGCCGCGGCGCAGGCCGGGATGCGGGGTGCCACCCGGGAGATCCAGGCGGCCCTCTACCGGCTGCAGGACGCCCTGCGTGGACTGCAACAGCGCTACGACGACCCGGAGTTGGCGCAGACCCTGTTCCGGCTGGACCACGAGAACGAGCAGTCGCTGCGCCGCGCGCAGGTCGCCGCCGTGGTGTGCGGGGCGTGGGTCGGGCTGGCGCGCGAGGAGTCCCACCTGGTGGACGCGGTGACCGGCGGTCAGGCGCGCCTCGCCGGCTACCACCGCGTCAAGGTCCACAACCACCTGGAGCCCGGTACCGCCCTGGTCTCGCACGCCGTCGAGCCGGTGGCCATCATCGTCGCCGAACTGCTCGACAACGCGCTGCGGCACTCCGCCCCGGACACCGACGTCGTGGTGAGCCTGGAGCACGTCCACCACGGGGCGTGCGTCACGATCGACGACGCGGGTCTCGGCATGACACAGGACGAACGCGACCGCGCCCAGCGGCTGGTGGCCGGTGACGACCCCATCCTGCTCACCGACCTCGGCGATCCGCCGCGCATGGGGCTGGCCGCGATCGGGCGGCTGACCCGGCAGTTCGACCTGGCCGTCGACGTCTCCTCGGCCTCCCCGTACGGCGGGGTGCGCGCGGTGCTGCGGGTCGACAGCCACCTCCTGAGCAGCCTCGACCCGGCCGACCGGCCGCCGGCCGCGAGCGCCCCGCGCACCACGCGTACGACACGCCCGGCTGTGCCCGACCGGCCCGCGCCCGCCCACGCGTACGACACCGAGGCCGGCGTGCCCGAGCCGCCGCCCGGGCATCACGAACCGCCGGACGCCGACGGCCTGCCACAGCGCCGTCGCCGCGGCCGGGCAGCCGTACCGCAGGAGACTCCGGTGCGGCGTCCGGCGCGCGCCCCGGAGGAGGCCGCGGCCGCGCTCGGCGCGCTGCAGTCCGGCACGGCGGCGGCCCGCGCCGCCGCCCGGAACACCGGCGAGGGCGTCCACCCGGACACCCCGGCCGACGACACCGACCAGACCGACGACGAAGGGGGAGCGGCCGGATGACCAGCCGCAACACAGGCGACACGGCATGGGTGCTGGACCCGATCCTGCAGGTGCCGCACGTGCTGGCCGCCGTCATGCTGACCCGGGACGGGCTCGTGACGGGCTACACCGATGCCCTGTCGCAGCCGTCGGCGGAACGGGTGGCCGCCATCACCAGCACGGTGCAGGGGGCCTGCCGGACCGCGGCGGCCGCGTTCGCCGACCGGGAGCGGGCCGACGTACGGCAGATCGTCATCGAGTCCGACCACGGATATGTGCTGATCGTGCCGACCGACCACGGCACCTGCGTGGCCGCCTACGGCGACGGCGAGGTACGGCTGGACCTGCTGGCGCACCGGGTCCACTCCCAGGTGGCGCGACTGGGCGAGAAGGCCATGGCGGCCCCGCCCCGAGGAGCCGACGACATCCCCTCGGCATGACCCGCCGCCCGGCCGGCCGACCCCTGGTCCCCGCGTATCTGTCGACCGGCGGAGTGACCCGGCCCAGCCGCCCCCACCTGGAGCGGCTGTCAGTGCTCGCCCGCAGCGGGGAGCCGCTGCCCACCGGGCTCCCCGCCGCCGAACTCGCCCTGCTGGACACCCTGGAGAGCGGATCGCTGGCAGTGGTGGAGGCGGCAGCGCTGCTCCGGCTGCCGGTCTCCGCGGTGCGGGTGCTGGCCGCCGACCTCGTCGACCGGGACCTGGTCCTCGCCCGCGCGCCGATCCCGCCCGCCGACCG is a window encoding:
- a CDS encoding roadblock/LC7 domain-containing protein, which produces MTSRNTGDTAWVLDPILQVPHVLAAVMLTRDGLVTGYTDALSQPSAERVAAITSTVQGACRTAAAAFADRERADVRQIVIESDHGYVLIVPTDHGTCVAAYGDGEVRLDLLAHRVHSQVARLGEKAMAAPPRGADDIPSA
- a CDS encoding DUF742 domain-containing protein, which translates into the protein MTRRPAGRPLVPAYLSTGGVTRPSRPHLERLSVLARSGEPLPTGLPAAELALLDTLESGSLAVVEAAALLRLPVSAVRVLAADLVDRDLVLARAPIPPADRFDPDLLKRVADGLRALKHRT
- the ctaF gene encoding aa3-type cytochrome oxidase subunit IV, coding for MRAESFLFGGVAAFFGGCAVLYGVWSHADPAGTAALIVACLMAAVISFFCATHYRRKGLRPQDRGDAEVADGAGPLEFFPPESPWPVVVAAGFAVTATGVVFGLWLFLIGAGVLGAGVSAMVFQYADRDSGRVD
- the qcrB gene encoding cytochrome bc1 complex cytochrome b subunit yields the protein MTRAPVWRRRSVEGERGSAVRRAADATDERLPLYDGGGLLRKAFPHHWSFFLGELALYSLIVLLLTGVWLTFFFQPEMHEVVYGGRYVPLSGVRMSAAFDSTLRISFDVRGGLLIRQVHHWAALVFVAAIGVHVLRVFFTGAFRRPREMNWVIGVTLFVLALAEGFAGYSLPDDLLSGTGLRIAQGIMLSIPVVGTYVSMFAFGAEFPGHDIVPRLYSLHILLLPGALIALVTLHLILVFHLKHTHWRGPGRTDANAVGKPFVPQFTAGSGGLFLMVFGVLSLMGGLAQINPVWVYGPYRPDIVSTGSQPDFYVGFLEGALRLVPPWETNLAGHTLMWNVLLPAVVLPGLLFTALYAYPFVEQRLTGELQQEHHLCDRPRERPVRTGLGVAGIVFYGVLLLGGGNDIVAQTFRISVNALTWILRVALVVGPVLAFLLTRRLCHALLAAERERVTEGEETGEVRQSVSGGYESDHRPVDRFRPGAPRTPVSPPGRSPGLRTGRPSRTPRLPVRRRR
- a CDS encoding ArsR/SmtB family transcription factor, with amino-acid sequence MQVPLYQAKAEFFRMLGHPVRIRVLELLQGGPVAVRDLLTEIEIEPSSLSQQLAVLRRSGIVVSIREGSTVTYALAGGDVAELLRAARRILTELLAGQNELLAELRQAEPPGFRLPSGTP
- a CDS encoding ATP-binding protein, whose product is MIELPDLVAGGLTAGTLSALALGGGLLRLRRQQARQRAEIAALRTQLDGSLRSFTAEVEHLAVRRVPAAARQVAHPHLTVPGPLQPLTTGTPLGIALENVVLALQSEVAAQRTRVDAAAQAGMRGATREIQAALYRLQDALRGLQQRYDDPELAQTLFRLDHENEQSLRRAQVAAVVCGAWVGLAREESHLVDAVTGGQARLAGYHRVKVHNHLEPGTALVSHAVEPVAIIVAELLDNALRHSAPDTDVVVSLEHVHHGACVTIDDAGLGMTQDERDRAQRLVAGDDPILLTDLGDPPRMGLAAIGRLTRQFDLAVDVSSASPYGGVRAVLRVDSHLLSSLDPADRPPAASAPRTTRTTRPAVPDRPAPAHAYDTEAGVPEPPPGHHEPPDADGLPQRRRRGRAAVPQETPVRRPARAPEEAAAALGALQSGTAAARAAARNTGEGVHPDTPADDTDQTDDEGGAAG